Genomic DNA from Setaria italica strain Yugu1 chromosome V, Setaria_italica_v2.0, whole genome shotgun sequence:
CGGTTCCAATCTCCCTTACCATGAGTTCCAACTTCTGAAGGAATCTCACTTCAGCAGTCAGGTTTCAGAAATTTAAAGCAGTTGCATTCGGGAATTCCGGAGCACATTTTTCATGCTTTCTCCAATCCAGCTTCAAAATTTGATTAGAGTGAGTGTACATGTACTTCACGCAGGGCATTTTTCCTTCTTCAGTTTTTAATTTCTGATTGAGCATACATATATCCATGTAACTGCTTTTGGTTGGTTGAAACATTTGCTGCAACCATATAACCATGAGCTAGCTCTACACTCCCAACATTCTGTTTATGTAACAACATGGAAAACCAACTTTTGCTCATATTTCTCATGGCCACACTTATAATCTTCATTGTACATGGTCTAGAACATAGTATTCTCAAAGATGAATCGTTAGGATGATCTAGCGCAACTGCTGGGAGAATTTCAAAACTTTCACATAGCGCATAGCGGCACATCACTGCTGTTGctagtccttttttttttccttacttCTTCACACAGTTTTACTTCCTTGTTGTATCTGCATAGTTCCAATTAGTATGTGCAAACAATGTGTTTTGCCTGTCACCAGTCACATCTTCTTCACGTATCTGCCTAGTGATTTCTTCGAAGTCGTTGAAGGCCTCGTGTGTCAGCTTCACCTTGAAGGAATCAATGTTGGCATCTTGTTTCTCGATCTTGGTTGTCCCTGAGTAATTTTAGAGAATATTAGTCAGGAACCAATGCTGGGACAGTTCAAACTCACAGGTAATGATTTTGTCCACTTTTAAGTTGCTTTGCATCAATAGTTTTAGAATGGGGATTATGGGGTCACCTGGTATAGGAACCTCATGACCCCCTTGATGCAAAACCCAAGCTAAAGGCTGAAGCTAGCTGAGCAGGGGCGCACCGGTGCTTCCTGGCCAGGTCTTCTCCAAAATTTCTGCCGAAAACCTTGGCTGCCATTGCTGACAAAACCAAAAAGCAAAAAATGACCACGCCGACGGAGAAATGATACTCCAAGGCAACTGTATCTGTATCAGAGTAGATTCAGCAGAAACTTGATCTGTCACCCCTCTTCCACCGACGAAAAACCCATGGCCAATCAGACTGTAGGCAATAATTCTATTGCCAATTCTCTTGATTCTTGAAGCTACTGCATGTGATGGATGATATCGAGGTAGAATTATAAAGTCACACCTGGTACTGGGACCAAATAATCCCCTTGATGCAGAACCCAAGCTAAGGCTACCTGAGCAGGGCTGCACCGGTGGTCCGATCTGCCGGAAATTCGGCACGGGCAGTCAGGAACTCTGATGACCTGCGATCACAGCACACGAAATCACACGATCAACAGCAGCAACACAGAGACAGTGATGAGAGTTTCAGAAACCGTGTTCCCTCGATGAGGATGGTGGTGTCGACACGTACTCCGGCCGCCCGCAGCCGCACACGGCCAGTGCGCCCGAACTTGGTGGCCACCTGCACCTGCTCTGGCTGTCCGGCAGCTGCTTCAGAGCCTGTAACAACAGCCATGGGGCACGGCACGTCGATTGATCGAGCATTCGAGCGTGAGCTCTCGCCTCTCGGACACCAGGTTTGAGAGTATAATAAAAGGCCGTCGTCCCTGGGGTGTACAGGGCCCCCAATTTCCATCATTGCAGCCCATCAAGCCCACTAATCCCTGAGCCAATGAAGCAAGgctaaggtggtgtttggaaggagggggctaaactttagccctgtcacatcggatgttcggatactaattaggaagactaaatataagctaattacaaaactaattgcagaacccctaggctaaatcgcgagacgaatctattaagtctaattaatccatcattagtgaatggttactgtagcaccacattgtcaaatcatggactaattaggcttaatagattcgtctcgcgatttagcctaggggttgtgtaattagttttgtaattagtctaggtttaatactcctaattagtgtccaaatattcgatgtgacgggggctaaaatttagccccctcctcccaaacaccccctaaagccCGTTGTTTTCCGCCCATCGCGCGGTCGTGGTGCCCGGCTAGGCGGCTAGGCGGCTAGGCGCTGTTCTCCTCCGATCTGCGTCTCGTCAATTCGAGTCTAGGGCACCGTCAGCCACGACTGCCGCCGATTGCCGATTGCCGGAGAGCCGCCGGCTGATTGGCTTGCTCATTGCATTCTTTAAAAAccaaataatctacaatttagaatgaATGGAGTAGTACTCACGTACACAGCCAGGAGCCTAGGACAAGTTAGTAACCAGGTAATTTTCTTTTTCGTTGATCGATTCTACGTAATGCAATAATGCTTCATATGCACTagccattttcttcttcttttgaataGTTGCTCTAGACTAGAGTGTTCCAAAATCGAAGCCATATCTTCTACAAATCGATCTAGGAAATATGATTATGGTCACCAAAAGCGTAAGAAAAGAAATGATAAGGCTCCGTTTGGATGTCGATATTGGAATGCATGGCATTGAATTATGATAAATCATGCATCATTCTATTTGAGCTCCTGCAGTTTGAGTTGTACGACGAATTAGCTCTTTGGCTCTGACCACAAGGTCAGACATAGGTTTTCCACTCTCCAGAATCACTCCTATGTTGCCGTGGAAGGCCCTATACTTCTCTAGCTAACCGCAATTTCTTCTCGGGCAGAAGTGAAGAGAGTCACCTCCGACAGTTACTCCCTCTTCTTCCCTTCATCAAAGATAAAGTAATTAAAGAATAATCAAACATTCAACAGGCCAGCAAAGGGACACCAAAACTTCAACGACAAAATGCCACCGAATTAATGCTGCAAGGCTGCAATTTCCTAGCTAGAAAGAAAACCACCAACAGAAGGTGGGGGGATGACGGCTTCGTCTTGAATCCGGAAGAACCAAACCATTCCTATTTGTACTCCCAAATCATGATGCACCCGCAACCTATTTCTTCCCCCTGATATCAAGCTTTAGCAACTCATCTCCACGCTTCTCTCTAATCTCCTCTCTCGGTTTTCCTCCACGAGCAGAGCAAGCAAGCAGGTCATCACCTGCATCCTCGTCCCCGCTCGTCGTTCTCATAGGGAGACATGGTCACGATCAGCTGCCCCTTTGACCTACACAGGCACGGGTGGGCGGGCAGTGGCCCACAGCCGACGCAGGCCGGCCAGCACAGGTGCAACGGAAGTCCTTGGCAGAGCGTGGGAGGATTAAATCTCAGGAAACCAATGCCTTACCCAATGCTGTCGCATGAGAAGATGATATATGTGACCACGGCTCGGCGGAGCATCTGCGGAGGATCTCCACTACTGAGAGCCAGATGCCGTAAAATTTGTGGCCGCGGTGGCGCGGTAGTCCACGCACCGCGCTCAATCAGGGCGGCCCCAGCAGCCAGGTGCCATCGACGACGTCAAACTTGCGGCTGCGGCAGTCGGCGCTCAATCCAGGGCTGGCCGCACAACCGAGTAATTGCGTCGAGCAAAGGTGATAATCAAGAGAGTGAGAGCATGCATCACGGCCATGGACGGATCTAGCGGTGGGACGGATGAGGCTCAAGCCTCCTCTACTGCTGCTCGCCCGCTCGGATAATGGAGCCCCTTAAGCCCCTCCATATTTTTAGGAAGAAGGAATGAGAAGcgaagggagggaaggaggaggaagacaaggGAGTCCTCCTAGGCTCACGAGCCGCATCCGCCACTGATCACGGCTGCCACCTCTATAGCTCCCATGCCTCCAGTTCCGCCCCCGTCGGCGGCTCTGCGTGCTTGCGTCGGATGCAAGCGCGGACAGGAGGAGCGAGGATGAGAGGGCAGCACGATGCGGATATGGAAGGGGGCGGTGGAAGAAGGTGAGGGGGAAAGACTGACAACCAATTTTCAAGCATTGGAAGCGTGATCCGCGGGTGGGGAGTGCGTGGGTGTAAGCCGCACGTGCGGTAAGAAAAAACGGTATAAACATTCTCTAACTCCCAGTTTTCATAGGTGCACCCTGACCCATCTCTGAAAGGATTGACAGATGGTCCGGTATGAGGGGTAAGGTGAACCTAAATTAGGTAAGAaaattttcaattgttttcgttttttatagtatagatagatATAGATTATCCTTTATATCAGATGTTCTAGATGTAAGAAAACAACCATGGTATAAAACCATCCGAGAGTCCTTGAATGAAAAATTCCTATGGACAAGCATAATTAAAATAGAATTTGtgggtattttttttaaaaatagattACGTACAATACCTATTATTATCAATGATGGTCGAGTCTATTGATTGATAAACGTAAACAAATCAATTCAGGAGTACGAACGAGAAAACCATGGTCTATCTGGCAATAAAGACTGCAGAACAACACACATAGCAGTACAATATAGCCAGTCTGAATGTAAGCATACTTCATAAGTGGATTGAGATTGACCAGAGATGATTAATCGAGCACGGTCGCCTGGTCGAGCCTTTATTATGTCTGATTTGCAGGATGAATCAGCCTTTTCGCCCTGCCCACTAGGTCGCGCAGAGGATCACCGTGCTCTAAAACCACTCCTCCGTTGCCCAGGAAGACCCTGTAGTTTTCCACCTTGGATGGGGTCATTTCTACCTTGGACAGTGCATTAAGCATCCCTTCTCCGAAGATAATAAGCATGTAGCGAGGATGCCGTTCCAGAAAGGATATTACCAGCTCAATGATGGCCCTTCTCATCCTTGGGTACTCAGGACTCGGTTTCTTATTGGAGTTGAGTGTATCCACCAGCTTTTGAACAAACGCTGCTCCAATGATATGTGACTCAAGCCCTTGGGCAGAGCGTTCAGGTGGGAGGACAGAACAGATTTTTGAAGCGAGGCCGATTAGGGCCTCCAACTGTTTGCCCTCTGCAGTCATTATATTTTCCAGCACCTGCATGAGTATTTGATGACAATATATCAGGTAACTCACAACTTCACGATTCTGTTAACAAATAACTACTTCACGATTGTATCCTGTTTGACATAGGTGCCCAAGCGTCATTCAGCGGGCCGTTAACATCAAATGCGATCGAGAGACTTACCACTGGCAATGCAGATGAGAGGTGATTGCTTACCCCTGGATCGCTCAGCCTGCCCCAGATCATAGAGCAATTCCCCAGGAGACTCGCCGCAGCACATCTGTACTCATCATTACCAAGCATGTCCTTGAGACGCTCGACAAGTTCATATTCCGGTCGTGCCTCCAATATAGCCAAGCAGTTTGCTGGGCTCTCGATTGCAAGATTTGACAGTGCTTCCCCTGCGGCCGCTCGAAGCGACTGGCAATAGGTCGTTGGTCCGTCCCGCCCAATTATGAAAACACCAACTAAAAAGCGAATAATCACCTGGACTCTCCCAATCCCCTGCCTTTCGCCCTCATCCAAGGCCATAGTGGCTATGATATCGATCGCCGGCTTCCATACTTCAGGGCTGCTCCGGCTGTCCTCCAAGACACATGCGAGGTTACTAAGCAAAAAggggctctcccacagctcgtGCCGAACAATATTTCTGCCGGTGGTTGCAAGCCTCCTCACTAAATCCAGAGACGAGCGTATCAATGCATTATCATTGCTGCTTTCGCTGCTGCTAGTGTAGCTTATGAGACCTACGATCTTCGGGACTAGGTTTGTGGTTTTGACAATTTCTTCACAGTTGTCAACATCGCAAGCAAGCCTCTCGAGAATTACCGTGCCCAGTATGGGGAGTGAATCCTGATAAGTCAAGGGTGGCTCCTCCGGAATGGACCACTTCTCTTCGATCCGGTGCCAACACCGGCATACCCAAGAACAACATCCTCCATTGTTGCCTCCTCGATGCCCCAATTGCTCATATGCAGGTGGGTTACTTGCATTCCCTCCATTACCAGTACATTCTTGACATCGAGTTTGGTCACTAACAACATTATCTCCATTGTCATCGGCAGCCTCGGGCACGATGTCTTGTCTCCCTTGTTCATTTCTGGCGCTGTCTCCGATTTCATTGTCACCAAGGCCCTGAGCCCCTATTGAACCATCATCGCCGTTCCCTCCATCAATTTCAGACGCTGGTTGATTCTCAGCATCAAGGAGCAAAGACACCAACTTTACCGCGCCAGGAATTTCGGAAATTCTGAGGTTGCTGGATAGCTCGGCGATGACCCTGGCGGCAAATAACCTGATATCTCTGTCTTGTTCGAATGTCCAGCCAAGCATGCTGATCAATGTAGGCACTGCTTTCTCTGATCTGGTGATTACTGAGATGAGTTCTTCGTTGGAGTCCCTTCGTTGGAGAAAGCTGTGAAGAACACGAACCCCAGCTAGCTGCATTTCAGGTGAGCTGGAAGCTGCAGGGTTGAGTGAGTCGGCGACGAAGCTGGCAAGGCTGATCCTGTCCTCTGCGAACACACCGATTTCCATGCGTGTTGTGTACGCACGCTCGTAGTAAAGATCGACAGCTTTTTTTCCCCACTTACTTCTGAATCCTGAGCTACGGACAAGCGATCTGCGAGGGAAGAAGGAGAACATCGCTAGGATGCAGGCCATGATATAGAGTGACCCTTGGCATAGCGCCAGCACGTAGAAGACTACTACCGATGCCACCATGTTTTGGCTATAGAGCTGTAAACTTTGAATAATGCGCCAAGATGATAGCACAATTTGCGCTACAGCAGCTGGTATCTGCAAGTTACCAATCAGTAGCACCGCTAGCAAAGCAACGATCGATATGGGAAAACCCAAAAGGACGCCCCCTACTGGGAGTGGCAATGCCAAAGCCAAAAGGAAGGATATGTGCATTGCCACATCAATCCATGGGCCAAATAGGCTATTCGGAACTGACGGATTCTGTAGGCTGCCAAATAGTAGCACCAATGTAGTGAATGGTGAGGCAGCAAAGCAGATCACGTCCGAGCCCAACACCAAACAAGAAGCCAGTGATATGAATGAAATCACTTTAGAGACATATAGCAGCCTTCTGCCCCAAAGACCGCTTGTTAGATTGCCAATTCTTGGGGGTCTCAAGTTGAGCAGCACCAATGCCACGAGCTGCGTTAGGATATCTGGTAAAGCTGTGAACCCAGAGAATGCGctagcaacagcagcagcaacgacGAAGGGGATAATTAGGATAGCCCATAGCAGCAACGGTCGGCTCTGTTGCAGTCGTCTCATCAGCCGGGGTGTCTCTGAAATCCACGTCTTGCTCATAAAAGTTAGCAAGACCACCCTAAAGAATCTCCCATGCATCAGCAGCGACGGTTCAAATGCTGTGATAACCCCACCGATGATCAGGAGCACTTCACTACCTTCCCGAGGTCGGGCTAACATGCGAGCGAAAGATGAACTCATCGATCTGAGTGCCTTTGTGGTCCCGAACAATGATTGGTTATCGAATTTGAAGTTGCGGATGAAAACCCTAATACGTGCACAGCCATATAGTTCGACAGAAAAAAATTTCACCCGCGTTTAGAATTAACATGAGGATACAATACAACAGCAGAAAAGGGGAGATCTGCGTGGGGTGCGCACCTGAAAGCTTCTACGAAGACCATGACCGTGGCGATCCGGAAATCAACGGGGTCCAGCGAAGAGCGGTACCCAGCAAGCAAGACGACGGTCGCCCACAGGGAGGCCAGCGTGCCCAGGGCGTTGCCGACCAACTCCCCGGTGGCAAGAACGCGCACGAAGCGGTTCAGACTCTTCTCTGGCTTAGCAGCAGCGATCGCCCTCCGCTGCAACTTGCCACCTGCATGGTCCGAGTAGGCAAATGAGACTTGATTAATTCGTTTGCTGCATAAATTGCTTTTGTAACCGGACTAAGTTTAACCTTGACCGTCATGTGGGCCAAACGGCCCGTTACCAGGCAAACCCGGCGGGCCAAACGGCCGTTAACAGGCACacccggcggcagcagcagcagctgcagcgctgcagcagccgcagcggcagccagcagccgcagccgctaTAAGCGCTGCCGAACGCGCTGTGTGTTTTCACATGGAAGATGACAAATACACCTAAAAAAGGTTAGTTTCCAGAATACCTTATATTACGGAGTACACCGTCCAATTCAaaatcgttttgacttttttagatttatgaatattttttaatatctataaatctagaaaaattaaaataacgtACGCTTGATAACAGGTAGAACAGAAATTATAAAGTGACAATTCACCTTTTCGGTCCAGTGGTCCACGGTCCACGCTACTCACTGGGAACTGTTGGTTACTGGAACAGTtttcactcttttttttttttaccaacaaGAGCTCGTAGATTTTTTTCCTTGcttgtagattttttttcttttgtcctcagtctttttttagataatggaaggTTATATTCCGACTTCAGACATTCTTTTTCAAGAATGCATCAGACCACAAAGATTACAGAATGGCACATGTTCCAAAAGAATATGTAGGCAAAACATCAGAAGATCTGATGTACCAAAGagaaataacaaaataaaaaaaatacaactcgAAAACTCTAACAGGCTACTTCAGTAATCTCCATATACGTCTTGTTTCGTAAGGTCTCGTACAAATGAACCGACTTTTCCTCAAGGTGAAATCGAAACCAAAACATGAACCAATCCAACGACGAAGAAGAGAAGCAACTCCATCTGCTGTTTGACGCTCTGACCACGAACTCAAGACCGTAGCAAAACCATCCACACTTCAGTACGGATAAGCAAGATACCAGTAGCTGTTGTTGAATCCGAGTTGGGCAACCACAAAACCCGCATGAAGTACACCACCACTCAAATCTCTGAAATGACGCCTCCACCGAGGAAGCAACGATAGTTGCTGCCGCTACAGCCCGTTAGGATAAAATTTTAACCTGGAGACTTAGTGATGGGTGGGCTTGAGATAAATTGATAACATTCTCAAGAGGGAAAACGGCGCCCAAAGGCGTCGTCACCATCGAAGCCGGCTAAGGCCAGCATGACTTTCGCCAACGCACCCTAGCCCACCACAATATAGCCCCAAGGGTTGACGAAACGCGTCCCATACACCACACCACCGCCGATCATTCGAGGCCAAAGCACCTGAAACCCGACATAGACGAAATGTGTCCCATACCACACACGCCGCACAGTAAGGTCCTGAGCACTTGTTGCAAGCACGACGTTCGTGAATGTAATTACCAGAATCCACGCTGTGCCATCAGCAACCAATCATAGGAGGCAGACGCAAAGCTCAGGTGGAAGCACGTCCTAAGAGCAAATACGACGACGTCCCTCCACAACCAGCGTCGGCACCAACTGTGGGAGGTGGTCCCTAAAGCCATCGGTCCCCAAAGCACAAGGCAGTGGCGACCCCAGCCATCCGACCATCGGCCACAAGGCCACCACCAAGATCGGGGGAAGGGAGTGGCTGATCTGGGTCGGGGAACGACAACGTTGATGATGGATCCGTGCCGATGGGATGGATCCGGCAACACCGCCGCGGGGCCAGCCACCGAGGCGCCGCCACCCACTCGCGCCGCACACGGCCGCACCAGGCCCCCGCATGGCCGCCATCGCGCATGGCCGCCACCACGCATGGCCGCGCCAGGAGGTAGATCTGGCCACGAGGACACCCAATCTGATCGGTGACACTAGCCCCACTGCAATCCGCCCGTCGGTGATTCGCTCTGACGAACTAGGCAGCCACGCTCGCCTGAAGACGCCGAGGGGAAGGAAAGCCACCCCGCCGCTATTGTCCTTGTGAGCTGCTCGGGCTTCCGGCGGTCGGCTCTGGTGGCGGTGCGGCAGAGGGGGATAGGGGAAGGGTGACGGCTAGGGTTCCGCCCGCCCGTGTCACCCACGTGGGAGCAACGCGGGGGGAAGGTCACAGCGGGGTGACTGACTTTCTTTGTTCTCGGTCCAAGCTGGCGATTCTCTCCTGGTATTGAATGGTAATCAATGATACGACCGCGATAATCAATCATGTGCAGAAATAGCTGACGAGTGGAGGCGGTCTGTAGAAATGGTCCAACAACGACAAGCAACCATAAGGCTGAAATAATTTTAAGTGAAGATAGTGATATGCAGCCACAAGGCCATGACAGCCGTTTATTAGGCTGGCGATTCTCCGCGATCTGTACTAAGGACCGTtgggttccacggactaaagtttagtccctatcacatcgaatatttaaatactaattaggagtattaaacatagactaattacaaaaccaattacacagattgaggctaatttgcgagacgaatctattaagcctaattagtccatgatttgataatgtgatgctacgataaatatgtgctaatcatgaattaattaggtttaatagattcgtctcgcgaattagcctccgtctgtgtaattagttttataattagctcatatttagtccttctaattagtatccgaagaTTCGATATGataaggactaaactttagctcaaggaaccAAACATCCCTTATGATATCAACTAACCAAGCATCAAGAAAAACTACTGGACCATAATGCTTATACACTGAGTGACTGAGTCTGCTGCCCCAATTTTTTCTTGATGTCCGCAATTGGAGCAGTAGACTCAGCCAAGCATCAAGAAAACTACTGGATCATTATGGTCCAGTAGACTTAGTCACTCAGTGTATCCTGGCTGCAGATTGCAAACTAGTGGTTAGGGTTCAGAAAGGTCCAACTGAAAGGACCTTTGATATCGACTAAGGGGGTGAATATAGGTGCAACTAAAATTTTACACAAAAACTTGTAGAGGAATTAGAAACCCACTGAGTATTCGAAGATAATCAAAGTTTCACAGCATGCCTATGGAAACCTCAATCAAAAGTAGATTGACAAAATACCATGCACCGGTGAGTTGTTTCCAAGGTATTTCACTGGATACTTGCAGCTGAAAACTTTTTGAAATGTAGATTGAGATGAAACCTAGAAATGAGCTAGCACACGCAGTAGTGAAATTGGCAACTCAAGCACAAGatacaaggatttgtttactgAAGTTTGGAGACCACCACCAGGTTCCTACATCTTTGTTGGGTGCTTCCAAGGAAGTCGGGTCGCTCTCAACCCTCTCCCCACTTTTTCTTGATTTACCAAAGTTTGGATACCTGCACTAGGTTTCTACATCTCCGTTGGGTCACTCTCAACCCTCTCTACTTTGCTTCTTGATTTATTCCCTTGCGGATGAAGCCTTCACAAACTTCTCACAGCACACCACAAGCTTGATTGCTCACCGAGTGACCTCTAGAAGTTTAGGAGACTTGAGAGTAAAAAACGCCATGAAGATTTCTTACCGTGAACACAAGTGCTCAAGAAAGGATTTTGCTCACTTTCATTCAATCTTTTAATCCATCAACCTAATCTGTTCTCTTCTCAAATCTTTTGCAAACCTAGAAATGGGAGGGCTCAAAAGGGATGTGGAGATGTGTTTTTCGTGGAGGAACTCAGCAGCCAAAAACTAGTTGTTAGCTTGTTAAGTTTCGGAATCTCCGGAAACTCTACAGCCCAAAAACTACTCGTTAGGTTTAAATTAGGCCCGAAAACTCCGCAAAAATTTTAGAGTCTCTAGAAAAGTTAGCATTTCTCTTCTCATAGAAAAATACAGAATATTTGTAAAATTCTTCAAAATCTTCGCAATTTGCGGAATTTTCATAGAATTCCCTGGAGTTTTCGTAGGTCTATAAGATAGTACGTGTAACATAAGAGAGAACGCCATAACTTTTTACTTCGGACTTTAAGTTTGATGATTTTGGACTCCAAGGAAAGCTTATTCAGAGGAATACCTATTCCAATTGATACCAAGCTCCAAGACCATCCGGTGCAGGTGTTGTGATAAGTGCTTCTCTCGTGTTAGCACTTGAAAAGGTTAGGTTTAAGTACCAAGACATAAGCAAATCTATCAACATTGCATCCTTCTTGATAGTACGTCACCATCTATACTCATGGTCAAACAATGAACATGATATTAACCATCCCATATTGTAATACCATCTTTGAGGGCTTCACTCCGCTCATTGGCTACAAGTTGACTTACTGCAGCAGCAAAGTGCCATGTTTCTTTAGAACAGTGATATGTTCTTGGTGGTAAAGTTTTTATCTAGGGATGGCAGTCAGGCGGGTTTACACCCAAAACCCATGGGTTTTGGACCTGGCAGGGGCAGGTCTATTTTTGCCCCCACGGATCTGCAGGTTCGGGGACCCGAAAtagggcgggggcggggcgggtTTTTAATTTCCCCCGTGGGTGCTTGTTGGGGGCCCGAAGTTTATTCCCAGCCCAACGAAGATGCAGCCCAACCCACATAGCATAAGGAATCCCTAAGTATATAAACCGTACCACTACCTCTTCCCAGGCCACTAACCCCAGCCACCAGTCGTCTCAGCGTCGCCACCGCAGCACGCACTCACGCCACGCAGCTTGATGACCACGAGCAGCACGGGGACGGCCGACGCTTGGCATATCGCCGCTGCCCTCCTCACACCATCCGCGACACTGACGAGGACCGCCACCCTCCTCACGCCGTTGCCTCAGCTCGCCGCGGCGCGTGCCCAGCGACAGGaggcaccgccgcggcggcgcaggcgccggAGCCAGGCA
This window encodes:
- the LOC111257346 gene encoding uncharacterized protein LOC111257346 — its product is MAAMRGPGAAVCGASGKLQRRAIAAAKPEKSLNRFVRVLATGELVGNALGTLASLWATVVLLAGYRSSLDPVDFRIATVMVFVEAFRVFIRNFKFDNQSLFGTTKALRSMSSSFARMLARPREGSEVLLIIGGVITAFEPSLLMHGRFFRVVLLTFMSKTWISETPRLMRRLQQSRPLLLWAILIIPFVVAAAVASAFSGFTALPDILTQLVALVLLNLRPPRIGNLTSGLWGRRLLYVSKVISFISLASCLVLGSDVICFAASPFTTLVLLFGSLQNPSVPNSLFGPWIDVAMHISFLLALALPLPVGGVLLGFPISIVALLAVLLIGNLQIPAAVAQIVLSSWRIIQSLQLYSQNMVASVVVFYVLALCQGSLYIMACILAMFSFFPRRSLVRSSGFRSKWGKKAVDLYYERAYTTRMEIGVFAEDRISLASFVADSLNPAASSSPEMQLAGVRVLHSFLQRRDSNEELISVITRSEKAVPTLISMLGWTFEQDRDIRLFAARVIAELSSNLRISEIPGAVKLVSLLLDAENQPASEIDGGNGDDGSIGAQGLGDNEIGDSARNEQGRQDIVPEAADDNGDNVVSDQTRCQECTGNGGNASNPPAYEQLGHRGGNNGGCCSWVCRCWHRIEEKWSIPEEPPLTYQDSLPILGTVILERLACDVDNCEEIVKTTNLVPKIVGLISYTSSSESSNDNALIRSSLDLVRRLATTGRNIVRHELWESPFLLSNLACVLEDSRSSPEVWKPAIDIIATMALDEGERQGIGRVQVIIRFLVGVFIIGRDGPTTYCQSLRAAAGEALSNLAIESPANCLAILEARPEYELVERLKDMLGNDEYRCAAASLLGNCSMIWGRLSDPGVSNHLSSALPVVLENIMTAEGKQLEALIGLASKICSVLPPERSAQGLESHIIGAAFVQKLVDTLNSNKKPSPEYPRMRRAIIELVISFLERHPRYMLIIFGEGMLNALSKVEMTPSKVENYRVFLGNGGVVLEHGDPLRDLVGRAKRLIHPANQT